A stretch of DNA from Pseudomonadota bacterium:
AGATCGAAGCGCTCGAGCGTGTGCAGCATCTTCAAGAGCATCGGTCCGGAGCTCGCCGGCTGGGTCACGCTCACCCGGTGGCCGCGATATTCGCCCCAGATCGGCTCGCCGCGATCGACCATATAGGTCTCGAGGTCGCGCCGGGCCACACGGCCGCCATGGCGCTCCATGTCGGCGGCGATCTGCTCGGCGAGGACGCCCTTGTAGAAGCTGTCGGCACCTTCGGCGGCGATGCGCCTCAGCGTCCTGCCATAGTCCGGGTTCTTCACCACGGTTCCAATGGGATGCGGCGCGCCCGAGCTGGCGAAGAAGAGCGACGCACAGGCAGGGGTGAAGCGGAGCCGCTCCATGACCTCGACCCGACCCATGCCTTCGAGCGTGGTCCAGTAGGTGTGGACCGCCGGCGTCACTCGGTAGCCCTCCTCCGCCAGCCGGATCGCCGGCTGGATCACTTGCGCCCAAGGCAAGCGCCCGTGGCGGCCGTGCAAATCCTGGAAGCCCTTGAGCGAGCCCGGCACGGCGATCGACTGATAGCCGAGATCGTTGACCCTGCCCTTGAGCACGAAACCGAAGCCGTCGCGGGTCTCGTATTCGAAGAGATCGGCCCACATGTCGGGCCGGACCGAGAGCGGCGCCTTGGAGAGGAAGTTCACCACCTCATGCGTCTTTTTCTTCGGCAGATAGAGCTGCGCCACTCCGAAGCCGGCGATGCCGCACATCATCTGGTCGACGACGCATTGGGCAAAGGCGCAGCCGATGACGGCATCGACCGCATTGCCGCCGGCCTGATAAAGCAGCGCGCCGGCTTCGACCGCGTCGGGCTGCGGGGCGACGATCATGCCCCGCGCGAGGCCGCTCATATCTGCACCACCTTGCCGGGGTTCATCAGATTCATGGGATCGAGCGCCTGCTTGATGAGACGCATGACGCTGACCGCCTCGCCATGCTCGGCCTGCAGGAAGCTGAGCTTGCCGTAGCCCACACCGTGCTCGCCGGTGCAGGTGCCGCCCATGGCGAGCGCTCTCAGCACCATGCGGTCGTTGTGCTTCTCGGCGCGCCCCATCTCCTCCTTGTCGGCGGGA
This window harbors:
- a CDS encoding gamma-glutamyltransferase family protein; the encoded protein is MIVAPQPDAVEAGALLYQAGGNAVDAVIGCAFAQCVVDQMMCGIAGFGVAQLYLPKKKTHEVVNFLSKAPLSVRPDMWADLFEYETRDGFGFVLKGRVNDLGYQSIAVPGSLKGFQDLHGRHGRLPWAQVIQPAIRLAEEGYRVTPAVHTYWTTLEGMGRVEVMERLRFTPACASLFFASSGAPHPIGTVVKNPDYGRTLRRIAAEGADSFYKGVLAEQIAADMERHGGRVARRDLETYMVDRGEPIWGEYRGHRVSVTQPASSGPMLLKMLHTLERFDLKGLGHNTPEYIQVVAEVMKRAGVVKDRLIGDPAFIQVPVERIIDRAAAAVEAEAIAKGERAHIARAEAKEAADTTHISALDAEGNAVTLTHSLGMQSGVITEGLGFMYNGAMAMFDPRPGHPQSLAPGKQRMSSMAPAIVFKGNEPYIVLGAPGGSSIPLGILQVILNAIDFGMPIVEAVSAPHFSATGNAIDVSARIPRTVCAALGRMGYQTIHSVQSFIAARVHAVMIENGRVTGAADPATGGMALAV